DNA sequence from the Cupriavidus sp. WKF15 genome:
GGTCACGGCCGAATACGGCATGCTGCCGCGCGCCACGCATACGCGCTCGGACCGCGAAGCCGCGCGCGGCAAGCAGACCGGCCGCACCCAGGAAATCCAGCGACTGATCGGCCGCGCCATGCGCTCGGTTTTCGACCTGGCCGCGCTGGGCGAATACACGTTGCACCTCGACTGCGACGTGCTGCAGGCCGACGGCGGCACCCGTACGGCGGCCATCACCGGCGCGTTCGTGGCCGCGCATGACGCGGTCTCGGCCATGCTGCGCAACGGCCAGCTCAGCGCCAGCCCGATCCGCGACTTCGTCGCGGCCGTCTCGGTCGGCATGGTCGACGGCGTGCCGGTGCTGGACCTGGACTATGCCGAGGACAGCA
Encoded proteins:
- the rph gene encoding ribonuclease PH codes for the protein MRPSGRAADALRSISLTRHYTRHAEGSVLCAFGDTKVLCTASVLSKVPPHKKGSGEGWVTAEYGMLPRATHTRSDREAARGKQTGRTQEIQRLIGRAMRSVFDLAALGEYTLHLDCDVLQADGGTRTAAITGAFVAAHDAVSAMLRNGQLSASPIRDFVAAVSVGMVDGVPVLDLDYAEDSNCDTDMNVVMTGSGGFVEVQGTAEGTPFSRADLDAMTRLAEAGIAQLVRHQRQALGLA